CCTTTAGTCGCCTTTTCAGCAGGAAGAGTGGATGTTTCACTTGACCTTGCTCATCCAGATGAGTCCAAGGTAGATATTGTAAAAGGTGGCAATAATGGAGTAAGTTACAGAGGATTTATGCCAAAGCCTGGTTCTAAAATAACCTCAGTTATGGATAATGGAGCTACTGTCTGGAaatcttctggagatgagaAGTGTACTCTTGTAGAAGCTTACAGCAAGGGAGGTTCCATACTGGTATACTTAAAGGTTGAGAGTGTCACTGGACTAGATTTAAAATACCTTGAGAGagtaaatggtaaatggagGAACATGACCACTACAGAGTTTTATCAGAAAGTTGGAGGAATGAGGGAGgagaaagaagagtctccagaggaagtaCCCTCTCTAGTGGTCATCTACTCATCCAGTACTGTCTCCCTTAGTGTTGTTTCCAAGGATTAGTGAGGTCATTCTAGCGGGGATGTTAGTACTCCAGTTACTCCTTCACCTGATCATGTTGATGGCACTCTCATTACTCTTGATCTTTCCAGTCCTGATGGATCTAATATAAAGACTACGACAAGAGATTATAATGGATTTGAGTCAAAGAACTATGATCCAGTAAAGGGTCTTTCCATATCCTCTGTTGTAGATGGTGATAaggagctatggaataCGAATGGAGGGGAACAGTGCTATTTTGCGACTTTTTTCCCTAAAGAAGACCATGATCTACTCATTATTGCTATAAAGAAAGGTGACAATTTCGAATACAATTTCTTTGAGAATGTGggtggagaatggaagggAGTAGAGCAGGATTATTTCTTCAAGAAGTATAATGAAATGACCGGACTTCCTGATCTTAATTCCACTCTACCCAAGGCTTCCCAAGAGTCTTAGTTGTCTCCCATGGATACTTTCTATTTAGTTATGCCAGTATGTACTAGAGACTACTCATTAAAACGTGCTAAAAGTCAGTATGAGTGTATCATTCTCTTTTAGAGTATTGGGTGGAGCAGTAAACAAACTCCGGGGatttaacattttaatgcagtatacCAGAATACCATAATTCTGCATCTTTTGTTCACACTCCATCAGAGTGTATCcttaattaatggtagctccctttacatttataggTAGTTTAATTAGTTTATGTCATGAGATACTATCTATAACCCATTATTTATGTATGAACAGATGACAAAGGAAGCGTTAGAAGACAAAGAAACTAATGAACCAGGAGAAATATAAGTTGGAAGATTTATTGTAAGCCTaacaaaggaagaacatCTCCGATGGTTAATAAATCAGGATTAGGAATAAAATGCAACGCCAGAGAATCGGAGCTACTAGAAGGTCCGAAGATCCCTAAAACCTAGGGAACACAACAGTTCGTAGGATCAGCAAGGATAAAGTGTAATAACCTAAAGCTATAGCAGTTTAATTCCATTCCTATCAATTCATTCCGTTCAATCACCCCATTAGCTGATGGCAAGATAGGACTATTCCCTTCgttcttcttccttcccTTTAGACTCCATATCACAGAAAAATGAGTTTTACAATCGCAATATGAAGTTTCTAGCAGTGCTCTGGACGGTGTGCCTAGTAGGACTTTGTAGCGCAAGTTGTTGTGGAGGGGACGTTACAGATGGTGACACACTTGATCTCCTGAATCCAGATGAGTCAAAAGTAGATGTAGGGGAGGAAACGAGCCATGGAATAAGGTGGAAAGTCCTTACTCCAAAGGGTAATGCGAATTTTAAGTCATTCACGGAAGGAAGAGTCGATGTAGGAACTACCACAGAAAAGTTCAAATATGCAAAAATTTCACTAGATCCACGAGCTCCACTCGTAGAAATAGCACATGGAGGTGTGCGTTACAAGTTAAATCACTATGAGAAATCCGGTGGAAAGTGGAAGGAGACCGATTATAGTGAGTTTGACAAGAAAGTAAATGCGATCAAGAAGAATGTAGTTAAACCAGAGACAGCTCCTGAAGCTAAGCAGGAACAACAGTCAGCAAATGCAGATGGTACTTCTAATAACCCGGAAGATTAATAGTAGTTACAACTAGACATCATAACTCTTGTTACAGTATTCTCCACATAAACACTTTACATGAGTCAGTCTAACTCCCAGGAGGCTATCCACAGATTCTTTATAAACACTAATGCCCATATTTCCATTAATTGGTACATACGATCATCCTTTAGAAGCCTCCACATATAAACAATATAACGGTCAATTTCACGATTCAGACCTTCATTTGGAGCCGCGAACACTATTATAGACAGTTATGGAACCACCTTGAAATTCATAAATGTAGCCTCTAAGCATCTAATAGGCCAAGCATGCCTGCGTTTAACCTCTTGTTTACGACGTTTGTCTTTTGTTTTCGTGACCCCATTCGTTTTGTTCAATTATTTTACCATCCTACAAACTACCATCGCAAATGAGAGTTGCAGTGTTATACTACACTTTTGCCATAGTAAAACTATGCAGTTGCATGGGTCCCGAGATAACAATTGACATTGCAAACCCAGATCCTTCAGTTGCAAAGATACGTGACACATGCAGAGACGGTGTCACATACACGACGGCATTTCCAAtaatatcattttttaGCAAAGTGCAATACAATGGTCAAGATATATGGACAACCTCGGGAAATAACAGGTGTACTGTGGCTTTCTTGAGCCTTCGACCCACCAGGACGTTACTCACACTTCACATTTGGACAAATGGTATGAGCTCCGAGATGAAGTATTTTGAAAGAAGAGCCGATAATTCGTGGAGATTGATTGACAAGAATATCCAAGAAGCGGATCAAACACCAAACCGTCAGAGGGAGACGGAGGAAATCAAGTACTTTCAAATGGGACCTGCGGAAGAAGCAGAAAACTCTCGGGATAATCCTGTGGAATCATACGCAGCAAATAGAGGAGCATCATCCACAACAGCTTCAAACTCTGGGGAACCGCAAGCTCAACCCGAAGAAGCCAAAGCGCATGGGTTGGAAAAGCCTGCGGAATTTACCAGACCACTTTGTCCATTTGCTCAGCGTATACATCAAACCGAATAGCGGACTGT
This region of Theileria equi strain WA chromosome 1, complete sequence genomic DNA includes:
- a CDS encoding hypothetical protein (encoded by transcript BEWA_025650A), translating into MRVAVLYYTFAIVKLCSCMGPEITIDIANPDPSVAKIRDTCRDGVTYTTAFPIISFFSKVQYNGQDIWTTSGNNRCTVAFLSLRPTRTLLTLHIWTNGMSSEMKYFERRADNSWRLIDKNIQEADQTPNRQRETEEIKYFQMGPAEEAENSRDNPVESYAANRGASSTTASNSGEPQAQPEEAKAHGLEKPAEFTRPLCPFAQRIHQTE
- a CDS encoding hypothetical protein (encoded by transcript BEWA_025630A), producing the protein MDNGATVWKSSGDEKCTLVEAYSKGGSILVYLKVESVTGLDLKYLERVNVTPSPDHVDGTLITLDLSSPDGSNIKTTTRDYNGFESKNYDPVKGLSISSVVDGDKELWNTNGGEQCYFATFFPKEDHDLLIIAIKKGDNFEYNFFENVGGEWKGVEQDYFFKKYNEMTGLPDLNSTLPKASQES
- a CDS encoding signal peptide-containing protein (encoded by transcript BEWA_025640A), with translation MKFLAVLWTVCLVGLCSASCCGGDVTDGDTLDLLNPDESKVDVGEETSHGIRWKVLTPKGNANFKSFTEGRVDVGTTTEKFKYAKISLDPRAPLVEIAHGGVRYKLNHYEKSGGKWKETDYSEFDKKVNAIKKNVVKPETAPEAKQEQQSANADGTSNNPED